In one Streptomyces sp. NBC_00597 genomic region, the following are encoded:
- a CDS encoding HAD family hydrolase produces MTSAPLSALPFTLIATDLDGTLLRAGDTVSARSYAALATARAAGAQHIIVTGRPVPQVRHVLDDLGYTGLAVCGQGAQVYDTARGRLLHSVEMDRELAEVALGKIEAEIGEVYAAVDGEGVDAEMLIAPGYRMPHPHLPTVRVPRRSDLWTAPINKVLLQHPELDDDELTRVARGVVGHMVNVTMAGEHTVELQPPGVSKASGLALAAQVLGVGPASTIAFGDMPNDVPMFAWAAHGVAMANAHRELVAVADELTLSNEEDGIAVVLERLFA; encoded by the coding sequence GTGACTTCCGCTCCGCTTTCGGCCCTCCCCTTCACCCTGATCGCCACTGACCTGGACGGGACCCTGCTGCGCGCCGGAGACACCGTCTCCGCGCGCTCCTACGCGGCGCTCGCGACGGCGCGCGCCGCCGGCGCCCAGCACATCATCGTCACCGGACGCCCCGTCCCGCAGGTCCGGCACGTCCTGGACGACCTCGGCTACACAGGGCTCGCGGTGTGCGGGCAGGGCGCGCAGGTGTACGACACGGCGCGCGGGCGCCTGCTGCACTCCGTGGAGATGGACCGGGAGCTGGCGGAGGTGGCGCTCGGGAAGATCGAGGCGGAGATCGGAGAGGTCTACGCGGCGGTCGACGGGGAAGGCGTGGACGCCGAGATGCTGATCGCGCCCGGCTACCGGATGCCGCACCCGCACCTGCCGACGGTGCGGGTACCGCGTCGGTCCGACCTGTGGACCGCACCGATCAACAAGGTGCTGCTCCAGCACCCGGAGCTCGACGACGACGAACTGACCCGGGTGGCCCGCGGGGTCGTCGGCCACATGGTCAACGTGACGATGGCGGGGGAGCACACGGTGGAGCTCCAGCCGCCGGGCGTCAGCAAGGCGAGCGGGCTGGCCCTGGCGGCGCAGGTGCTGGGCGTCGGCCCGGCGTCGACGATCGCCTTCGGCGACATGCCGAACGACGTCCCGATGTTCGCGTGGGCGGCGCACGGCGTCGCGATGGCCAACGCCCACCGCGAGCTGGTGGCCGTGGCCGACGAGCTGACGCTGTCCAACGAGGAGGACGGCATCGCGGTGGTCCTGGAGCGCCTCTTCGCCTGA